In the genome of Bradyrhizobium sp. CIAT3101, one region contains:
- a CDS encoding TRAP transporter small permease, whose translation MSTAEVHRQITGDEIAHTFEEEATPKVDLGVYAFEDWVALVIFWVMALAVFLQFFTRYVLNDSYAWTEEIATYCLIGVVFIGASMCVRLSRHIQVDLIYRYLPHVVARALSTAIDLIRIAFFGYAIKLVWVYIQIIGDESMTTINLPKDYVYYAVLLGFVLMFVRSVQVALQHLRQGYSILERPGAYDGFEG comes from the coding sequence ATGTCGACTGCCGAAGTGCACCGGCAGATCACCGGAGACGAGATCGCCCATACCTTCGAGGAGGAGGCGACGCCGAAGGTCGATCTCGGCGTCTACGCTTTCGAGGATTGGGTGGCACTGGTGATCTTCTGGGTGATGGCGCTGGCCGTCTTCCTGCAGTTCTTCACCCGCTATGTCCTCAATGACAGCTATGCCTGGACCGAGGAGATCGCGACCTACTGCCTGATCGGTGTCGTCTTCATCGGCGCCTCGATGTGCGTGCGGCTGTCGCGGCACATCCAGGTCGACCTGATCTACCGCTATCTGCCGCATGTCGTCGCGCGCGCGCTGTCGACGGCGATCGACCTGATCCGGATCGCCTTCTTCGGTTACGCCATCAAGCTGGTCTGGGTCTACATCCAGATCATCGGCGACGAATCCATGACCACGATCAATCTGCCCAAGGACTACGTCTATTACGCCGTTCTCCTCGGCTTCGTGCTGATGTTCGTGCGCTCGGTGCAGGTCGCGCTGCAACATCTGCGACAGGGCTATTCGATCCTCGAACGTCCCGGCGCCTACGACGGTTTTGAAGGATAA
- a CDS encoding LysR family transcriptional regulator gives MPELRRMLPSSNALFVFDAAARNGSFTAAAAELNVTQPAVSRMLGQFEDHLGVRLFDRKAGRAVLTEEGELLYRRVLEGFRSIETGLTEIERRRKGTETVTLSVSSAFTTHWLMPRIDKLQRQFPQVDLRFQLISGALRGAVENVDLGMRFRDREEPSSGGTLVMKEVMLPMCSPGYLGETDPAEGNTIIRLAETPGDWAADYASLLTGRRGAAKALSFTDYAVVVQAALLGQGIALGWLTVASHWLLTGALVPASDRLTTTRRICEFLPPRNRPMRPIAAEIRDWIIAQMHSEVAAIDKLYPKLGAMAACY, from the coding sequence ATGCCCGAGCTGCGCCGGATGCTGCCCTCAAGTAACGCCCTGTTCGTCTTCGACGCAGCGGCGCGCAATGGCAGCTTCACGGCAGCGGCCGCCGAATTGAACGTCACGCAGCCCGCGGTGAGCCGCATGCTCGGCCAGTTCGAGGACCATCTCGGCGTCCGCCTGTTCGACCGCAAGGCCGGCCGCGCGGTGCTCACCGAGGAAGGCGAGCTGCTCTATCGCCGCGTGCTCGAAGGTTTTCGCAGCATCGAGACCGGTCTCACCGAGATCGAGCGGCGCCGCAAGGGCACCGAGACGGTGACGCTGTCGGTCTCCTCCGCCTTCACCACGCATTGGCTGATGCCGCGCATCGACAAGCTGCAGCGGCAGTTTCCGCAGGTCGATCTGCGCTTCCAGCTGATCTCCGGCGCGCTGCGCGGGGCGGTCGAGAATGTCGACCTCGGCATGCGCTTTCGTGACCGCGAAGAGCCGTCGTCCGGTGGCACGCTGGTGATGAAGGAGGTCATGCTGCCGATGTGCAGCCCGGGCTATCTCGGCGAGACCGACCCCGCAGAGGGCAACACCATCATCCGCCTCGCCGAGACGCCGGGCGACTGGGCCGCGGATTATGCGTCGCTGCTCACCGGACGGCGCGGCGCCGCCAAGGCGCTGAGCTTCACCGATTATGCGGTCGTGGTGCAGGCGGCGCTGCTCGGCCAGGGCATCGCGCTCGGCTGGCTCACGGTCGCCTCGCACTGGCTGTTGACCGGCGCGCTGGTGCCGGCCTCCGACAGGCTCACCACCACGCGCCGCATCTGCGAATTCCTGCCGCCGCGCAACCGGCCGATGCGCCCCATCGCCGCGGAGATCCGCGACTGGATCATCGCCCAGATGCACAGCGAGGTCGCGGCGATCGACAAGCTCTATCCGAAGCTCGGCGCGATGGCCGCCTGCTATTGA
- a CDS encoding L-idonate 5-dehydrogenase, which translates to MTSTSLAATLFGPEDLRMIEHPLDKLADGMVRIRFGAGGICGSDMHYFRHARTGDFVVKSPLVLGHEISGQVVEIAGSAANLKVGDRVAVNPSRWCGHCGACREGRQNLCENIYFMGSASKTPHMQGGFANYFDAIPAQCVKIPDHVSYQAAALAEPLAVCLHAVARAGKIEGKRGIIFGAGPIGLLTMLAAHRAGMADVTVADIAPAPLAFATKLGASHVENVSGGEEGLKAQAASRPYDVAFEVSGTAAGLASAIGIIRRGGVVVQIGNLPGGQIPTPSNAVMAKEIDLRGSFRFGLEFMTAVELIGSGSVDVLSLVTAERPLSTAPDALRLALDRSQSVKVVLTAN; encoded by the coding sequence ATGACCTCGACCTCTCTCGCCGCAACCCTGTTTGGCCCCGAAGATCTCCGCATGATCGAGCATCCGCTCGACAAGCTGGCCGACGGCATGGTGCGTATCCGCTTCGGAGCCGGCGGCATCTGCGGCTCGGACATGCATTACTTCCGCCACGCCCGGACCGGCGATTTCGTCGTGAAGTCGCCGCTGGTGCTCGGTCACGAGATCTCGGGCCAGGTCGTGGAGATCGCGGGTTCCGCAGCCAATCTGAAGGTCGGTGACCGCGTCGCCGTCAACCCGTCGCGCTGGTGCGGCCATTGCGGCGCCTGCCGCGAGGGCCGGCAGAACCTCTGCGAGAATATCTACTTCATGGGCTCGGCGTCGAAGACGCCGCACATGCAGGGCGGTTTCGCCAACTATTTCGACGCGATCCCGGCGCAGTGCGTGAAGATCCCGGACCACGTGTCCTATCAGGCCGCGGCGCTCGCCGAGCCGCTCGCGGTCTGCCTGCACGCCGTTGCACGTGCCGGCAAGATCGAAGGCAAGCGCGGCATCATCTTCGGTGCCGGCCCGATCGGGCTCTTGACCATGCTTGCCGCGCACCGCGCCGGCATGGCTGACGTCACGGTGGCCGACATCGCACCGGCGCCGCTCGCCTTCGCGACAAAGCTCGGTGCGTCCCATGTCGAGAACGTCTCGGGCGGAGAAGAGGGCCTGAAGGCGCAAGCGGCGTCGCGTCCCTACGACGTCGCGTTCGAGGTCTCGGGCACGGCCGCTGGTCTTGCCAGCGCCATCGGCATTATCAGGCGCGGCGGCGTGGTGGTGCAGATCGGCAATCTGCCGGGCGGGCAAATTCCGACGCCGTCGAATGCGGTGATGGCAAAGGAGATCGACCTGCGCGGCTCGTTCCGCTTCGGGCTTGAATTCATGACGGCGGTGGAATTGATTGGATCCGGCAGCGTCGACGTGCTGTCACTCGTCACCGCCGAGCGGCCGTTGTCGACCGCGCCTGACGCGCTGCGGCTGGCGCTCGACCGCTCGCAGAGCGTCAAGGTCGTGCTGACTGCCAACTGA
- a CDS encoding mannitol dehydrogenase family protein has product MRLGSSNLDRLAPRIRRPAYDRARVTPGIVHLGLGAFHRAHQAVVIDDCLATGAASWGIVGASLRSPDTRDALAPQDHLYTVAVRATEGTEHRVIGALLDSVVAREKPAALVARMADPAIRIVSLTVTEKGYCHTPQTGDLDERHPDVVHDLNNFDAPRSAPGFIVAALARRRAQGLSPFTVLCCDNLAANGHTVQRIVTQFAALRSKDLGKWIADNATFPCTMVDRIVPETTDADRDAVAAALGMRDAWPVMTEPFTQWVVEDRFSAGRPDLAAAGVELVADVKPFELMKLRLLNASHSALAYLGYLAGYETIAETMQDPHFARLAAQVMEEAALTLTMPAGTDLAAYRASLLKRFANPALHHRTWQIAMDGSQKLPQRLLGAMQDRLAKNLPIATHALAVAGWMRYVTARDEQGRAIDVRDPLAAELAGLAREAGPVAERLAPALLAVTKVFGPLSAEPRLREAVIAALGRLYKDGARRTVETLISA; this is encoded by the coding sequence ATGCGGCTTGGCAGCTCCAATCTCGATCGGCTGGCACCTCGCATCCGCCGCCCGGCCTATGATCGCGCGCGTGTTACGCCCGGTATCGTGCATCTTGGTTTGGGCGCGTTTCATCGCGCCCATCAGGCCGTCGTCATCGACGATTGCCTTGCTACCGGCGCCGCCTCGTGGGGCATTGTCGGCGCGAGCCTGCGCAGCCCTGACACGCGCGACGCCCTCGCCCCGCAGGATCATCTCTACACGGTTGCCGTGCGCGCCACTGAGGGCACCGAGCATCGCGTCATCGGCGCGCTGCTGGACAGCGTCGTCGCGCGCGAGAAACCGGCTGCGCTGGTCGCGCGAATGGCAGATCCCGCCATCCGCATCGTCTCGCTCACGGTCACCGAGAAGGGCTATTGCCACACGCCGCAGACCGGCGATCTCGATGAGCGGCATCCCGACGTCGTGCACGATCTCAACAATTTCGACGCGCCGCGCTCGGCGCCCGGCTTCATCGTGGCAGCACTGGCGCGCCGGCGGGCGCAGGGACTTTCGCCCTTCACGGTGCTGTGCTGCGACAACCTCGCCGCCAACGGCCACACCGTGCAGCGGATCGTGACGCAATTCGCCGCGCTCCGCTCAAAGGATCTCGGCAAATGGATCGCGGATAACGCCACCTTCCCCTGCACCATGGTCGATCGAATCGTGCCGGAAACGACGGATGCCGACCGTGATGCCGTTGCAGCCGCACTCGGGATGCGTGACGCCTGGCCTGTGATGACCGAGCCGTTCACGCAATGGGTGGTCGAGGATCGCTTTTCCGCCGGCAGGCCCGATCTGGCTGCCGCCGGCGTCGAGCTCGTCGCCGACGTCAAGCCGTTCGAGCTGATGAAGCTGCGGCTGCTCAACGCCAGCCATTCGGCGCTCGCCTATCTCGGCTATCTCGCCGGTTACGAGACCATCGCCGAGACCATGCAGGATCCGCATTTCGCGCGCCTCGCCGCGCAGGTGATGGAAGAGGCGGCGCTGACGCTGACGATGCCTGCGGGCACCGATCTCGCCGCCTATCGTGCGTCCCTGCTCAAGCGCTTCGCCAATCCGGCGCTGCATCACCGCACCTGGCAGATCGCGATGGACGGCTCGCAGAAGCTGCCGCAGCGCCTGCTCGGCGCGATGCAGGATCGCCTGGCCAAAAACCTGCCGATCGCGACGCACGCGCTCGCGGTCGCCGGCTGGATGCGCTACGTCACCGCACGCGACGAGCAGGGCCGCGCCATCGACGTGCGCGATCCCCTCGCCGCCGAGCTCGCGGGCCTGGCGCGCGAGGCCGGTCCCGTCGCGGAGCGGCTGGCGCCGGCATTGCTCGCCGTCACAAAAGTGTTCGGGCCGCTCAGCGCCGAGCCGCGCCTGCGCGAGGCCGTGATCGCGGCACTCGGCCGCCTCTACAAGGACGGTGCGCGACGCACGGTGGAGACGCTCATTTCGGCGTGA
- a CDS encoding TRAP transporter large permease, protein MLLLLGGFLVLMLLGVPVAIAMAASSLLYILVSGVTPDVTLAQRMIAGVESFPLLAVPFFILAGNLMNIAGVTGRIYKFAVALVGWMRGGLGHVNIIGSVIFSGMSGTAIADAAGLGTIEIKAMKDHGYTTEFSVGVTAASATLGPIIPPSLPFVIYGMMANVSIGALFLGGVIPGIVMTLLMMATVTYFAHKNKWGSDTPFSWPQLGSAGLEIAIVLAFPLAIWLMVMAGMSTNMAVVIGLGALLAIDWYFDFSAVMALMAPVILIGGMTLGWFTPTEAAVAAVIWSLFLGLVRYRTMTLKTVAKATFDTIETTASVLFIVTAASIFAWLLTVSQAAQLLSDWMLSITHNKWVFLALANVLILFVGCFIDTTAAITILVPILLPIVLKLGIDPIHFGLIMTLNLMIGLLHPPLGMVLFVLARVAKLSVERTTVAILPWLVPLLIALIAITYIPELTLWLPKYMGLSK, encoded by the coding sequence ATGCTGCTGTTGCTTGGCGGTTTTCTCGTCCTGATGCTGCTCGGCGTTCCCGTGGCGATTGCCATGGCCGCGTCGTCGTTGCTCTACATCCTGGTCAGCGGCGTGACGCCGGATGTTACGCTGGCGCAACGCATGATCGCGGGCGTCGAGAGCTTTCCGCTGCTCGCCGTGCCTTTCTTCATCCTGGCCGGCAATCTCATGAACATCGCCGGCGTCACCGGCCGCATCTACAAATTCGCCGTCGCGCTGGTCGGCTGGATGCGCGGCGGCCTCGGTCACGTCAACATCATCGGTTCGGTGATCTTCTCCGGCATGTCCGGCACCGCGATCGCGGATGCCGCCGGTCTCGGCACCATCGAGATCAAGGCGATGAAGGACCACGGCTACACCACCGAGTTCTCGGTCGGCGTCACCGCGGCCTCGGCCACGCTCGGCCCGATCATCCCGCCGTCGCTGCCCTTCGTGATCTACGGCATGATGGCGAACGTCTCGATCGGTGCGCTGTTCCTCGGAGGCGTCATTCCCGGCATCGTCATGACGCTGCTGATGATGGCCACCGTCACCTACTTTGCGCACAAGAACAAATGGGGCAGCGACACGCCGTTCTCCTGGCCGCAGCTCGGCTCGGCCGGCCTCGAGATCGCCATCGTGCTCGCATTCCCGCTGGCGATCTGGCTGATGGTGATGGCCGGCATGTCGACCAACATGGCCGTCGTCATCGGCCTCGGCGCGCTGCTGGCGATCGACTGGTACTTCGATTTCTCCGCGGTGATGGCGCTGATGGCACCTGTCATCCTGATCGGCGGCATGACGCTCGGCTGGTTCACGCCGACCGAGGCGGCCGTGGCCGCGGTGATCTGGTCGCTGTTCCTCGGCCTCGTGCGTTACCGCACCATGACCCTGAAGACGGTGGCGAAGGCGACCTTCGACACCATCGAGACCACGGCTTCCGTGCTGTTCATCGTCACCGCAGCCTCGATCTTCGCCTGGCTGCTGACGGTGTCGCAGGCGGCCCAATTGCTGTCGGACTGGATGCTCAGCATCACCCACAACAAATGGGTGTTCCTGGCGCTCGCCAACGTGCTGATCCTGTTCGTCGGCTGCTTCATCGACACCACGGCGGCGATCACCATTCTGGTGCCGATCCTGCTGCCGATCGTGCTCAAGCTCGGCATCGATCCGATCCATTTCGGTCTGATCATGACGCTGAACCTGATGATCGGCCTGTTGCATCCGCCGCTCGGCATGGTGCTGTTCGTGCTCGCCCGCGTGGCAAAGCTCTCGGTCGAGCGTACGACGGTCGCGATCCTGCCCTGGCTGGTGCCGCTGCTGATCGCGCTGATCGCGATCACCTACATTCCCGAACTCACCCTCTGGCTGCCAAAATACATGGGACTTTCCAAATGA
- a CDS encoding alpha-hydroxy acid oxidase, translating into MRLAQCHNFHDFRRLARSRLPGPIFDYIDGGADDETTLRRNSASFEHCDLLPNVLRGVQQVDLSVTVMGQKLAQPFYCSPTALQRLFHYDGERAVGAAAAKYGTMFGVSSLGTVSLEELRKAYDTPQVYQFYFHRDRGLNRAMMQRAKEAGVEVMMLTVDSITGGNRERDLRTGFSIPFRLTLAGMLQFAIKPRWGIDYVTHEKFRLPQLDEHVDMGGGTMSIGRYFTEMLDPAMNWDDVAEMVKNWNGPFCLKGIMSVEDARRAVDIGCAGIVLSNHGGRQLDGSRSAFDQLAEIVDAVGDRIDVMMDGGIQRGTHVLKALSLGAKAVGLGRYYLYPLAAAGQPGVERALGLLRTELERGMKLMGCTSISQLSRANLRFRPG; encoded by the coding sequence ATGCGGCTGGCACAGTGTCATAACTTCCACGATTTCCGGCGGCTGGCACGCAGCCGGCTGCCCGGCCCGATCTTCGACTATATCGACGGCGGGGCCGACGATGAGACGACCCTTCGCCGCAACAGTGCCAGCTTCGAGCATTGCGACCTGTTACCCAACGTGCTGCGCGGCGTGCAGCAGGTCGACCTCTCGGTCACCGTCATGGGCCAGAAGCTCGCGCAGCCGTTCTACTGCTCGCCGACCGCCTTGCAGCGGCTGTTTCACTATGACGGCGAGCGTGCGGTCGGCGCGGCGGCCGCGAAGTACGGCACCATGTTCGGCGTCTCCTCGCTGGGCACGGTGAGCCTGGAGGAATTGCGCAAGGCCTATGACACGCCGCAGGTCTATCAGTTCTATTTCCACCGGGATCGCGGTCTCAACCGCGCCATGATGCAGCGGGCCAAGGAGGCCGGCGTCGAGGTCATGATGCTGACCGTCGACAGCATCACCGGTGGCAATCGCGAGCGCGATCTGCGCACCGGCTTCAGCATTCCCTTCCGCCTGACGCTGGCCGGCATGCTGCAATTCGCGATCAAGCCGCGATGGGGCATCGACTATGTCACCCACGAGAAATTCCGGCTGCCGCAACTGGACGAGCACGTCGACATGGGCGGCGGCACCATGTCGATCGGCCGCTATTTCACGGAGATGCTGGATCCCGCGATGAACTGGGACGATGTCGCGGAGATGGTGAAGAACTGGAACGGGCCGTTCTGCCTGAAGGGGATCATGTCGGTGGAAGACGCGCGTCGCGCGGTCGACATCGGCTGTGCCGGCATCGTGCTGTCCAACCATGGCGGCCGCCAGCTCGACGGCTCCCGCTCGGCCTTCGACCAGCTCGCCGAAATCGTCGACGCCGTGGGTGACCGCATCGACGTGATGATGGATGGCGGCATCCAGCGCGGAACCCATGTCCTGAAAGCGCTGTCGCTCGGTGCCAAGGCGGTCGGGCTCGGACGATACTATCTCTATCCGCTCGCCGCGGCGGGCCAGCCCGGTGTCGAGCGCGCCCTCGGGCTGCTGCGCACGGAGCTCGAGCGCGGCATGAAGCTGATGGGATGCACGTCGATCAGCCAGCTGTCGCGCGCCAATCTGCGCTTCCGGCCCGGGTAG
- a CDS encoding FadR/GntR family transcriptional regulator produces MPLEAVEARRLYRQVADQLRSLIDSGEYAVGSRLPTERELAEQLRISRPTVREALIALEVEGRVRIRVGSGIYVSEPADAAPALAAAVIEGPFELLRAREFLESAIAEQAARVATKDDLARIDAALVAMENVAHPGEASMVHDRAFHIAIAGCLGNAVLVRVVGELFDQRLNPYFAQLAHYFENPGTWRTALSEHRAVRDAIAARQPKAARDAMRDHLAHSQERFAQNFGAETAAAAPTMRKRTARSEAQPAKPKRPSKKPVKSGSARRR; encoded by the coding sequence GTGCCGCTGGAAGCTGTGGAGGCGAGACGGCTTTACCGCCAGGTCGCCGATCAATTGCGAAGCCTGATCGACAGCGGCGAGTACGCGGTCGGCAGCCGCTTGCCGACCGAGCGCGAGCTCGCGGAGCAGCTCAGGATCTCGCGCCCGACGGTGCGCGAAGCCCTGATCGCGCTCGAAGTCGAGGGCCGCGTCCGCATCCGTGTCGGTTCAGGCATTTATGTGAGCGAGCCCGCGGACGCGGCGCCCGCGTTGGCGGCCGCCGTCATTGAAGGTCCGTTCGAGCTGTTGCGCGCCCGCGAATTCCTCGAAAGCGCCATCGCCGAGCAGGCCGCGCGCGTCGCGACCAAGGACGATCTCGCACGCATCGATGCCGCCCTGGTGGCGATGGAGAACGTCGCGCATCCCGGCGAAGCCTCGATGGTCCATGACCGCGCCTTCCATATCGCGATCGCCGGATGCCTCGGCAATGCCGTTCTGGTGCGCGTGGTCGGCGAGCTGTTCGACCAGCGCCTCAACCCCTATTTCGCGCAGCTTGCGCATTATTTCGAGAACCCCGGCACCTGGCGCACGGCGCTTAGCGAGCACCGGGCCGTGCGCGATGCCATCGCGGCGCGCCAGCCAAAGGCGGCCCGCGACGCCATGCGCGATCACCTCGCGCATTCGCAGGAGCGCTTTGCGCAGAATTTTGGCGCCGAAACCGCCGCGGCAGCGCCGACGATGCGGAAGCGGACCGCGCGATCCGAGGCTCAGCCGGCGAAGCCAAAACGACCGTCGAAGAAGCCGGTCAAAAGCGGCAGCGCGCGGCGGCGATGA
- the uxuA gene encoding mannonate dehydratase, with protein MMLEGWRWYGPNDPVSLDDVRQAGASDIVSALHQVPIGEAWTRKAVEERKNFIENGQPGRSQLIWSVVESIPIPDDVKRLGGKATKSIEAWIASLEAVAAAGIKVICYNFMPVVDWCRTDLEWELPNGARALRFDQDRFAAFELHILERPAARQEYSPEQQARAKKLFDQMSQADIDYLIMVIASALPGSTTEPMTIPQFRDKLDAYRDITPKILRQHLAEFLSRVAPVAEQLGVSLTLHPDDPPRPLFGLPRIASTAEDYQALFDAVPSKANGICLCTGSLGVRAENDLPAMAERFGPRIAFAHLRATKREADGVSFHESDHLDGDVDMIAVLKALLKENARRSPDQRIVFRPDHGHRMLDDLAATKRTNPGYTAIGRLRGLAELRGAIRAIEHH; from the coding sequence ATGATGCTCGAGGGATGGCGCTGGTACGGACCCAATGATCCCGTGTCGCTCGACGACGTCAGGCAGGCCGGGGCGAGCGATATCGTCTCGGCGCTGCATCAGGTGCCGATTGGCGAGGCCTGGACGCGCAAGGCGGTCGAGGAGCGCAAGAATTTCATCGAGAATGGCCAGCCCGGCCGCTCGCAGCTGATCTGGTCGGTGGTGGAATCGATTCCGATCCCTGACGACGTCAAGCGGCTCGGCGGAAAGGCGACGAAATCGATCGAGGCGTGGATTGCAAGTCTTGAAGCAGTGGCCGCAGCCGGCATCAAGGTCATCTGTTACAACTTCATGCCCGTCGTCGACTGGTGCCGGACGGATCTCGAATGGGAGCTGCCAAACGGCGCCCGTGCCCTGCGCTTCGATCAGGATCGCTTTGCGGCGTTCGAGCTGCATATCCTGGAACGTCCGGCTGCGCGACAGGAATACTCCCCCGAGCAGCAGGCGCGCGCCAAAAAGCTGTTCGATCAGATGAGCCAGGCCGATATCGACTATCTCATCATGGTCATCGCCAGCGCGTTGCCGGGCTCGACAACCGAGCCGATGACCATTCCGCAATTCCGCGACAAGCTGGACGCTTATCGCGACATCACGCCAAAAATCCTGCGGCAGCATCTCGCCGAATTCCTGAGCCGCGTCGCGCCGGTCGCCGAGCAGCTCGGCGTGTCGCTGACGCTGCACCCCGACGATCCGCCGCGGCCGCTGTTCGGCCTGCCGCGCATCGCTTCCACGGCCGAGGACTACCAGGCGCTGTTTGACGCGGTGCCGTCGAAGGCCAACGGCATCTGCCTCTGCACGGGCTCGCTCGGCGTGCGCGCCGAGAACGATCTGCCCGCCATGGCCGAACGCTTCGGCCCGCGCATTGCCTTTGCCCATCTGCGCGCGACCAAGCGCGAGGCGGACGGGGTATCGTTCCACGAGTCCGATCATCTCGACGGCGACGTCGATATGATTGCGGTGCTCAAGGCGTTGTTGAAGGAGAATGCGCGGCGCTCACCGGACCAGAGGATCGTCTTCCGTCCCGACCACGGCCATCGCATGCTGGACGATCTCGCCGCTACCAAGCGCACCAATCCCGGCTATACTGCAATCGGCCGCCTCCGTGGCCTCGCCGAGCTCCGCGGCGCGATTCGTGCGATCGAGCATCACTAG
- a CDS encoding sialic acid TRAP transporter substrate-binding protein SiaP → MVLAVSAAAMFATTEASLAQTKLKWAHVYETSEPFHTASVWAAQEIGKRTNGRYQIDVYPASQLGKEADINQGLSLGSVDIIISGSSFAAKSFPPIGVTYYPYTFRDADHLLAYTKSDIFKELAKGYEDKSGHHIIAVTYYGVRQTSSNKPIKTCADLKGLKMRVPDVPAYLAMPRACGANTAPIAFAEVYLALQNGTVEAQENPLTTIEAKKFYEVQKHIVLTGHIVDHLNTVVAGALWKKLSDEDKKIFTDVAQEAAAKATDEIKQNEAKLVAFFKEKGLTVTEVDKNEFRDIVLKNVPFETFGYRKADWERIQAVK, encoded by the coding sequence ATGGTGCTGGCGGTCTCGGCCGCGGCAATGTTTGCGACGACCGAGGCCAGCCTGGCGCAGACCAAGCTGAAATGGGCCCATGTCTACGAGACCTCGGAGCCGTTCCACACCGCGTCCGTCTGGGCCGCGCAGGAGATCGGCAAGCGCACCAACGGGCGCTACCAGATCGACGTCTATCCGGCGTCCCAGCTCGGCAAGGAAGCCGACATCAACCAGGGCCTCTCGCTCGGCTCGGTCGATATCATCATCTCCGGCTCGAGCTTCGCGGCCAAGAGCTTCCCGCCGATCGGCGTGACCTATTATCCCTACACCTTCCGCGATGCCGATCATCTGCTCGCCTATACCAAGAGCGACATCTTCAAGGAGCTCGCCAAGGGTTACGAGGACAAGAGCGGTCATCACATCATCGCGGTGACCTATTACGGCGTGCGCCAGACTTCGTCGAACAAGCCGATCAAGACCTGTGCCGACCTCAAGGGCCTGAAGATGCGCGTGCCCGACGTGCCGGCCTATCTCGCCATGCCGCGCGCCTGCGGCGCCAACACCGCGCCGATCGCTTTCGCCGAGGTCTATCTCGCGCTCCAGAACGGCACCGTCGAGGCGCAGGAAAACCCGCTGACCACGATCGAAGCCAAGAAGTTCTACGAGGTGCAGAAGCACATCGTGCTCACCGGCCACATCGTCGACCACCTCAACACGGTCGTGGCGGGCGCGCTCTGGAAGAAGCTCTCGGACGAGGACAAGAAGATCTTCACCGACGTGGCGCAGGAAGCGGCCGCGAAAGCGACCGACGAGATCAAGCAGAACGAGGCCAAGCTCGTCGCCTTCTTCAAGGAGAAGGGCCTGACCGTGACCGAAGTCGACAAGAACGAGTTCCGCGACATCGTGCTGAAGAACGTTCCGTTCGAAACCTTCGGTTATCGCAAGGCCGATTGGGAACGGATCCAGGCGGTCAAGTGA
- a CDS encoding nuclear transport factor 2 family protein: protein MAKDSKVIAANAAFYAAFSTGDFDEMKRMWADDDAISCIHPGWPAIVGHATVIGSWRDILQNPERPQIVCAEPQAIVDGDSARVLCIEIVDGTALAAANHFRRVGDGWRLVHHQSSPIAQIVEQAEDDRASHRVH, encoded by the coding sequence ATGGCAAAGGACAGCAAGGTCATCGCCGCGAACGCGGCTTTCTACGCCGCCTTTTCGACGGGCGATTTTGACGAAATGAAGCGGATGTGGGCGGATGACGACGCCATTTCCTGCATTCATCCCGGCTGGCCCGCGATCGTCGGCCACGCCACCGTGATCGGAAGCTGGCGCGACATCCTGCAAAATCCGGAACGGCCGCAGATCGTCTGCGCCGAGCCGCAGGCGATCGTCGACGGCGACAGTGCGCGCGTGCTCTGCATCGAGATCGTCGACGGCACCGCGCTCGCTGCCGCCAACCATTTTCGGCGCGTCGGCGACGGCTGGCGCCTGGTGCATCACCAGTCGAGCCCGATCGCGCAGATTGTCGAGCAGGCTGAGGACGATAGAGCAAGTCACCGGGTGCACTGA